The following nucleotide sequence is from Vigna radiata var. radiata cultivar VC1973A unplaced genomic scaffold, Vradiata_ver6 scaffold_179, whole genome shotgun sequence.
TTCtcccaaaaaaacaaaaacaataaataacatGTTGTGCTTATCCCATTCCATTCATGCTATGAGGTGCAACAGTACTACAAAACCCCATTCTAAACGCAGTAGCAACAGTCAAACTTAAACAGCGGAATGCGACcacctataaatacccaacACTTCATTCTTCTCTTTGTTCGCAATTTCTAACTACCAAGCCGAAACACGCACAATCCCAAATCTAACTATTTAGTTCTGTTTCCTTAGGTGATTCCTcttgttttttctctctcttttttattatacacACCTGCTAAACTAACTTTAATCTATTCcatgtttttacttttcttgTTTTGTCTTCAAATTCCAGAAACATCCGCTGCACAGTATCCCAGAAGATCGGACAGGATCTTCACACAGACAAACCCAAGTTCTGGAAGGCGTGTCTAACACTTACTTCTCGGCTTCTCACTTCTTTTCCGACCATACCCTggtcctctttctctctctatctgcCAAAGTTTTCGTCTTTTCCCCTTTTATTTCAGGGTTTTTGTAACATTTTTCATTTGGGGTTTGGTAACTGTTGATTGTGGTGATTTTGggggaattagggtttttgtctctttttttttgaTAGATTCAGTGAGATTGAGGAGGCTGAGAAGATGCAGCAGACACCGCCAATGATTCCTATGATGCCTTCATTCCCACCTACTAACATAACCACGGAACAGATTCAAAaggtatgttttttttttttttctgttttaatacCATTGTTTACCTCATGGATTGTTGAACTTAgtagtttttcataatttgttatgagttcattattattattattattattattattattattattattattattattattaccattattatttttattaattattaattattagaggATTGGTAGCAATACATTCTTTATTAATACTTGGAATTTATTGTAAAGCATGAAATCATGTGTAACTGTAACTGCTCAGAGAGGGAGTTGGGTTCACATAATTTTTGTGATGTCCAATAATGTTTAGCTAACGGTAAAAAGTGTGTTTAAAAGAGTTTATGGTTTctcaacttctttttcttattattattttgttgggAAATTGGGAGGTGACACTTGTTCAATACAAAGGGAGAATGAATTGGATTTGTGCTAATCTGCCATGAATTTAATCatgtagttttatttttgtcatcatcattaattcattatttattgtttcCTTCTACTGTCCCTCATGATAGGGATGAcatgtatgtttttttaaataaaaagctCACAACCAACTAATAATAAAGAACAAGGAGTGACATATCTTGGATAATTCCTTGCACCAAAAACTGCAAAATCATGTCTTCTTTGAGATGTTAATTTACTCAATATTGAGTTCCATCTAAACTACTTGTATATAATATCTGGAATCATCAGTAATCGAACTAGTATCTAGTGTGGCAACAACATTTGTTTATGCTGGTTCTGATTTAGGTTTTCTTTGATGCCTAATAGAGCATGTTGAACATTTATCACTGGCCCAAAAGCATATCTTAATGAACTATGACACACACTGACAATCTTGTCTTGAGGTGTGCTTGCTGCATTGGGCTGATTGAGAATCTGTTATTAATTGGAATCCTGTGCAATTTCTCTAATTTATGAGCAACATCTTCCAAATACATTCAAGTGACAAAACCCTTGAAAGGTTCTCTACGTTGTTATTATTCTACACTTAAACACGTCTAGTTTCCAGTTAACAAAGGATATGCTGGTGgaactatttttctttcaccAGTGTTGTTTAGATTGCCTCTTTGATTACTATTTTAGACAGGTTCTTTTTTTCCTCTGTGTAAAAGGTCTATTACTAATGAGTAATTACAAAACAATGAAGTTGTAATTTGTGGCAGAGTCTTTATTTAGTATCTTTTAAACAGTTAGGAAATTGAAGTTTATAGATTGAAAAGCCTTACTTTATTAAGTGGGTTGGCTATATGGATCTAAAATCCATTTACAGTGTAAGGTCGGTTACTACtccatttaaattattttactaaaagttttatttcagtcttctgaattttttatcttagCTTTATGGGATATCTTTAGGTCTGGTTGGTTTGACAAAatattttgtgtgtttgtttcttcttttctattaaTAAACAGTGCCTCtctgttttgattttgtttcatgtttttaaatatttgtgcaGTATATACAATGGAAAACCCACAAGTCcttgaaaataggaaacaaagtgaaaacaaggtgtaattgttttaattattagtgaaaTCACAaagtaaaaaaggaaaacaaattctCAAAGCAAATAGGCTCATATGTTTTTCAAAGTATTTTAAGTTGAACACCAGTGTGAGACTTGTtgataatcaataaaaataacttcAGTTTAgcattaaaaaaacttaattaggCATCTCTTGTCATTCTCTTGCATTGATGAAAAGTAACATACATTTTTAGGAGTTATAACCCACGAATCATTGATGAAAAACTTATAGTTTGGTAACAGCATATAATTATGGGTTTGAACATACCTGTTGATTTACCACAGTAGGCTTTGGGTCTTTAGTAAACCACCTGAAAATAAGGAGGTTTTTGGTTGGACTATAGGTTTGTAGCAATgtgcataatttttttacattggGTGAATGGGTTTTTATTTGTTGTACCCAAATAAGATGTCATCACAATCAGATGGCTAAGCAAACTAAGTGTATTGATGCACGTGGAACTTTACTGCAGTATCCTGGATCCATGAAGAAATGTTTTCTAATAAAtgatattgttaattttattctgTATGCATTATTAGGCTATTTCCAGGATAGAATTTCAATTCATctatcttttttctctcttctagtTTTCACTTCAcaatttaaatgatataatgTGTTAAACCAAAGTAAGCTGCAAGTGCCTTCACTAGTTAATTTGGAACTCTGTCATTGTCCATGATGCAGTACCTTGATGAGAACAAGAAGCTGATTCTGGCAATATTGGACAATCAAAATCTTGGAAAACTTGCGGAATGTGCCCAGTAAGTGACCTCTAAATTCTTTTTGACTACATTTTTGTTAGTACTGATGGTTGGCTTGCCTAATCCTAACATTTATATGTGCACAATGGGTGGGGCTATTGATAATTGTTCTTTCACTCTCCTCAGTCCTCACTAACTTCAATTACATCCTAGGATATATAATTCATTGTGGCCTTTTTTTCTGAATAATGACGCGTTCTAGATCCTGATCTATTTCCTAGAAATTATCTTCGAAGTTGTTAGTGCCTATTTTGCACCAGTTTCATGTGATGGTTGGTGATGGTTTACTGCATTAGGTACCAAGCCCAGCTTCAAAAGAATTTGATGTATTTAGCTGCAATTGCTGATGCCCAGCCTCAGACCCCAGCAATGCCTCCACAGGTAAAAATAGAGCATAGCTGGTTACGTGGAAGTCTTGTCAGTTCCCCATAACCTTGATTTTATTGCCTTGCAGATGGCTCCACACCCTGCCATGCAACCAGGATTCTATATGCAACATCCTCaggcagcagcagcagcaatgGCCCAGCAGCAAGGCATGTTCCCCCAGAAAATGCCATTACAATTTGGTAACCCACATCAAATTCAGGatcagcagcagcagcagcttcACCAGCAGGCTATCCAAGGTCAAATGGGACTGAGACCGGGAGGGATAAACAATGGCATGCATCCAATGCACAGTGAGGCTGCTCTTGGAGGTGGCAACAGCGGTGGTCCACCGTCGGCTGCCGGTCCAAATGATGCACGTGGTGGAAGCAAGCAAGATGCTTCTGAGGCTGGGACAGCTGGTGGAGACGGGCAAGGTGGCTCTGCTGAGGGGTCAGAAGCGGC
It contains:
- the LOC106780361 gene encoding GRF1-interacting factor 3; the encoded protein is MQQTPPMIPMMPSFPPTNITTEQIQKYLDENKKLILAILDNQNLGKLAECAQYQAQLQKNLMYLAAIADAQPQTPAMPPQMAPHPAMQPGFYMQHPQAAAAAMAQQQGMFPQKMPLQFGNPHQIQDQQQQQLHQQAIQGQMGLRPGGINNGMHPMHSEAALGGGNSGGPPSAAGPNDARGGSKQDASEAGTAGGDGQGGSAEGSEAAK